The genome window CTAGGCCCGCCCCTCCCGAGGGAGGGCCGAGGCGCCCCCGGCGCGACCGCTACCCGCGCGCGCGGGCACGAAGGCGCTCGGGCGGGGTGCGCTTCGCGCGCGCGCGCGAGTCCCCGAGCCCGAGGCGCGCGACGGCCTGCGCGAGCACGCCGAGCACGAGCTCGTCGTAGGGCAGACCGGCCGCAGCCGCCTGGAAGCACAAATCCGCGACACCGGGCGCGAGCCCTGGGAGCGGGTTTATCTCGAGTACGTACGGGACGTCGCCGTGGGCCTCGTCGAGGCGCACGTCGACCCGCGCGAAGTCGCGGCACCCGGTCGCGCGGAACGTCGCAGCCGCGAGCTCCACGACCTCGCGCTCGGTCGCGGGCGGGAGCGGCGCGGGACAGTGGTAGTGACGCCCACGCTGCCAGCGATCATCCCAATTCTGGGTCTTGATCTGGCCCGTGTAAGCCACCCCGCCGCTCGCGAGGAGACCCTCGGGTGCGATCTCGTACACGGGGAGCACATAAAGGCCGCCCGCGCGCGCGAGGCCACGCCACGCGCGCCCCGCGAGGCGCGCCGTTGGCGTCGCCAGGTTGCCGACGAGCCCGACGGTGAGCTCGCGCCCGCGGACGAACCGCTCGACGAGCGCGGGCTGCGCGTAGGCGCGGAGCACGCGCGCGACCTCGACGCGGAGCGCCGCCTCGTCGCGCACGAGGCTGCTGCGTGTGACGCCGATGCCGGAGCCTTCGCGTGAGGGTTTCACGAAAAGCGGAAACGCGAGGTCCGGATCGAGCGCTTCGTCCTCGCGTGAAAACACCTGAGAGGGCGGGGTGCGGACCCCGTGAGCCCGGAGAAGCGTCTTCGTGGTGGGCTTGTCGAGAGACACGGCGAGCGCGAGCACACCGGCGCCGGTGTACGGGATCCGGAGCATCTCGAGGAGCGCCGGGACGTGGCTCTCGCGGCTCTCGCCGAAGTGCCCCTCGCACAGGTTGAAGCACAGGTCCGGCCCGAACCGAGGCAGCGCCTCGACGAGCCCGAGGTCCCCCTCGAACGAGGCCACCTCGTGGCCGGCGAGCTGGAGCGCGCGCGCGATCGCCTCCACGGTCGCGGGCGAGTCGAGCTCCGCCCACGCGTCGGGGGCGGCGGATGCGCCAGCGGGCGCATTGGGCTTCACGTTGGCGAGCACCGCAATGCGCATGAAAGGCGCGACTGAGGGTGCCCGAGGCGCCGTGGGCGGTCAACCTCTCACGCGGCCTTACTCGGCCGCAAGCAGGCGCTACACCCGGTCGCGCAGCGACGCGCAGCAATTTCGCGCCCGGCGGCGCGCGGAGAGGTTGCCGGCCTCCGATCGGTGGCCGTATAGGTGGCGCATGAATCGACGCGAAGCCCTCGTTGGAAGCTCCGTTTGGACCGCAGCCCTCGCCATCGGCACGATCTCGTGCGCGAAGAGCGCCGTCGCGCAAGCGGCCGATCCCCACGCCCACCACCACGGCGGGGATGCCGCCCTCGTCGACGCGGCGTTCGCGTGTATGAAGGCCGGCAACGCCTGCCTCGCGCACTGCATCGGGATGGTGATGGCGAACGACCTGTCGATGGCCGCGTGCCTCGGCTCGGTCAGCGACATGCTCGCGACGATGGAGGCCCTCTCCAAGGTGGCCGCGCGCGGCGGAAAGCGCACGAACGAGCTCGCGAAGGCCGCCCTCGGCTTCTGCTCCGACTGCGCGACCGAGTGCCAGAAGCATGCCGCTGTGCATGCAGTCTGCAAGGAGTGCATGGAGGCGTGCCAGCGCACGGTCGCCGCGATCCAGAAGCTCGGCTGAAGCGCCGCCGCGAGGGGTTCCGGGCGCCGGCGCGCCCCGCCGTGGGATCGAACGCGTCGAACGTATCGAGATCGCGAAAGGGGCCCTATTCCGCCGAGGACGGCAGGTGTGCCACCTCGGTCAACCTCGTGACGCGGAGCGATGGAACGGTAGCACGCGCTAGAGACTTCGTGCCACGAAGGCCAAGACCGTCGCAAGCGGGAGTCGACGCGCTCGCTCAGGCCATCACGCCGTCATGTGAGGGTCGACGGCGCCACGTTGCCACCGCACACGAGCACGCCCACACGCTCGCCCGGCGCGGGCCGGTAGCGCCCGCCGAGCAGGGCCGCCAGGGCCGCCGCTCCCCCGGGCTCCGCCGCGACGCGGTAGGCGCGCCAGAGGTGGTCTTGGGCCTCGCGGATCTGCGCGTCGCTGACGAGCACCACGTCGCACCCTGCCCCGCGCACGGCGTCGAACGCCAGCGCGCCGGCACGCCGGGCCCCGAGCGAGTCGGCCGCGAGAGACTCGACCGGGACGTCGACGGGGTGCCCCGCCTCGAGGGCCGCCTGCATGCAGCGTGAGCCCTCGGGCTCCACACCCACGAGCTTCACGCGGCCCGCCCAGTGGCAGGCCATGCCGCCGAGCAGCCCGCCGCCGCCGACCGCGACGAGCACGGTGTCGAGGGGCTCGAGCCCGAGCCGCGCCTGATCTTCTTCCCATTCGAGGGCGACGGTGCCCTGCCCCTCGAGCGTCGGCGCGGCGTCGAACGGGTGCACCACCGTGGCGCCCGTCGTGGCGGCGTGGGCGTCGCAGGCGAGCTGCGCGTCGGCGTAGCGCGCCCCTCCGATCACGACCGTCGCTCCGTGCGCGCGGATGGCGGCGACCTTCACGGGGGAGGCGATCTCCGGGACGAAGATCGTCGCCGAGTGGCCGAGGCGCTTCGCGGCGTACGCCACGGCCACGCCGTGGTTTCCGCCCGAGGCGGCGGCGACGCCGGCGGTCGAGACGGCGCCCGAGAGCAGCGACTGGAAGGCCCCTCGCGTCTTGAACGACCCGGCGTGCTGGAGCAGCTCCAACTTGAAGGTCACCCGGGCGTCGCCGAAGGAGCCTGGATCCCCCGAGAGGAGCGGCGTGCGGCGCACGTGCGGACGGATCGCGCCGTAGGCGCGGCGGACGGCGAGCGGGGTGACGGGCGTCGGCATGGGCGCTCACCATGCCACACTCCCACGCAGCGCACGGCTCACCAGGCTCGGCGCGGGGCGCGCGCGCACTTGCGCCGGTGTCGCTGGCCGCCAAGCGGCGACGCGGGCGCACGGTGGGCGATGGTGCTCGAGCTGACCACATGGATCACAGACCATCCAGACTTGCGGCGACCGCCAGTGACATTCTGCGGGGTTGCGTGTACGCAAGTGTGCGCACGGTTCTTGCTTAAATGCGGCCATCCCCCTCGAAGGAGCCCCATGTCCCGTACGCCCCTCTTCGCCCGCCTGCTCGACACCATGTTCATCGCCCGCTCGAGCCACGCCGCCGACGAAGCCGTGGGCGTGGCGGACGCGCGGCGCGTGAGCCGGCGGCAGGCGC of Myxococcales bacterium contains these proteins:
- a CDS encoding D-alanine--D-alanine ligase is translated as MRIAVLANVKPNAPAGASAAPDAWAELDSPATVEAIARALQLAGHEVASFEGDLGLVEALPRFGPDLCFNLCEGHFGESRESHVPALLEMLRIPYTGAGVLALAVSLDKPTTKTLLRAHGVRTPPSQVFSREDEALDPDLAFPLFVKPSREGSGIGVTRSSLVRDEAALRVEVARVLRAYAQPALVERFVRGRELTVGLVGNLATPTARLAGRAWRGLARAGGLYVLPVYEIAPEGLLASGGVAYTGQIKTQNWDDRWQRGRHYHCPAPLPPATEREVVELAAATFRATGCRDFARVDVRLDEAHGDVPYVLEINPLPGLAPGVADLCFQAAAAGLPYDELVLGVLAQAVARLGLGDSRARAKRTPPERLRARARG
- a CDS encoding Csp1 family four helix bundle copper storage protein, which translates into the protein MNRREALVGSSVWTAALAIGTISCAKSAVAQAADPHAHHHGGDAALVDAAFACMKAGNACLAHCIGMVMANDLSMAACLGSVSDMLATMEALSKVAARGGKRTNELAKAALGFCSDCATECQKHAAVHAVCKECMEACQRTVAAIQKLG
- a CDS encoding serine/threonine dehydratase, whose amino-acid sequence is MPTPVTPLAVRRAYGAIRPHVRRTPLLSGDPGSFGDARVTFKLELLQHAGSFKTRGAFQSLLSGAVSTAGVAAASGGNHGVAVAYAAKRLGHSATIFVPEIASPVKVAAIRAHGATVVIGGARYADAQLACDAHAATTGATVVHPFDAAPTLEGQGTVALEWEEDQARLGLEPLDTVLVAVGGGGLLGGMACHWAGRVKLVGVEPEGSRCMQAALEAGHPVDVPVESLAADSLGARRAGALAFDAVRGAGCDVVLVSDAQIREAQDHLWRAYRVAAEPGGAAALAALLGGRYRPAPGERVGVLVCGGNVAPSTLT